The following coding sequences lie in one Fusarium poae strain DAOMC 252244 chromosome 1, whole genome shotgun sequence genomic window:
- a CDS encoding hypothetical protein (BUSCO:8133at5125) has protein sequence MSVFTYDPDPPRVSSPWMKLNDSGKDESRHLGSEVFESPRQPGSGLLSDYGVTKLHAEPQDGPTEYKLHLLLRPRRVFMRMSTTNKSRHGRLKSSVPSPAASSQPRQQRLEHLTTQLLWRLQQSSPYHLSSSKELALPKLPDDNVDLTAPVKLSKLVPGLEESRGALYEIGVADDGTLVGLTKDEMDESITTLRVMAASLGCTVDVCRRVIVGDCEWAEFTELIDSNVVLPDEVIRSGKLWVAEALVMPYLGLINGGNRESSTTCTKHSAAENIAMPSRGSSSTPQLRVTFTGPTTSGKSSLLGTLSTGILDNGRGNSRLNLLKHRHEMVTGVTSSIAQELIGYKDQSILNCSHGNIESWIDIHDCSEGGRLVFVSDSAGHPRYRRTVLRGLMNWAPHWIILCLAADDTEIATKSQGVSNHLGVSAGGVDLVKAHLTLSLKLDIPLAVVVTKMDIASKMSAHKITNKVLSAVKEAGRVPKILRPDQNIGGDLTRVPDDDSAKVKDLLKGITEGGNLTEIVPIAFSSAVKGSGIGLLHALLENLPLPPTPTARDYIGMALNPEQPKCLFHIDDTFSLSASYGNLSNGSGEMAGLDIVVSGHLRFGQFSVGDKIVVGPFPPEDDEPRELTPEGRQSPSSYGLSISHPSSAELARIAMKNAVSASAIAGEWHDAQIVSIRNLRLPVSTLEAGQAGSIGLNIRPLATRSQNGNINHTAVAEIPRIRRGMILAIPSKHMADTGLKLQAASGFTAVFEDPDIHTLAAGSFVNIYIASIRTVARIRRISHRDNGWDAGAEYTGEMEEIFNLNDESDLNNVRNESDQRKGGVEMGLELLHHREWIEMGSRVILLEGGSQDKSGLEGFVGKVVEIVD, from the coding sequence ATGTCTGTCTTCACCTATGATCCAGATCCTCCAAGGGTCTCATCTCCTTGGATGAAGCTCAATGATTCTGGCAAGGATGAATCCCGACATTTAGGCTCAGAAGTTTTTGAATCACCTCGGCAGCCAGGATCCGGATTGTTATCCGACTACGGAGTGACCAAACTTCACGCCGAGCCACAAGACGGCCCCACGGAATATAAACTTCATCTACTCCTTCGACCGCGGAGAGTGTTCATGCGCATGAGTACAACCAATAAGTCGCGCCATGGACGACTCAAGTCGTCAGTACCTTCTCCCGCTGCGTCCAGCCAGCCTCGACAACAGAGACTCGAGCACTTGACGACTCAACTCTTGTGGAGATTACAGCAGTCTTCCCCCTATCACTTGTCCAGCTCCAAAGAACTGGCACTCCCCAAGCTTCCAGACGACAACGTTGATCTTACTGCTCCTGTGAAGCTCAGTAAACTTGTCCCCGGTTTGGAAGAGTCCAGGGGGGCTTTGTACGAAATAGGCGTCGCCGACGATGGCACGCTTGTTGGCCTTACCAAGGACGAGATGGATGAGAGTATTACAACTTTGAGAGTCATGGCTGCAAGTTTGGGTTGCACTGTCGATGTTTGTCGGAGAGTTATCGTCGGTGATTGTGAATGGGCCGAGTTTACAGAACTAATTGACAGTAATGTGGTCCTGCCAGATGAAGTCATCAGAAGCGGCAAACTCTGGGTCGCCGAAGCACTCGTCATGCCTTACCTTGGGTTGATAAACGGAGGAAACAGAGAAAGCAGCACCACCTGCACCAAACATTCTGCGGCAGAGAACATTGCTATGCCTAGCCGTGGTAGTTCGTCCACGCCACAGTTGAGAGTCACCTTCACTGGGCCTACAACCTCCGGTAAATCGAGTCTGCTGGGAACATTATCAACGGGGATTCTGGACAATGGCCGTGGCAACAGTCGCCTTAATTTGCTCAAACATAGGCACGAAATGGTTACAGGAGTTACGAGCTCGATAGCTCAGGAACTCATCGGATACAAGGACCAGTCGATTCTCAACTGCAGCCATGGAAATATTGAGTCCTGGATAGATATCCACGACTGTTCTGAAGGTGGTCGCTTAGTATTTGTGTCAGACTCCGCGGGACATCCAAGGTATCGACGCACAGTCCTTCGTGGTTTGATGAACTGGGCTCCTCACTGGATCATCCTATGTTTGGCGGCCGACGATACAGAAATAGCGACGAAGAGCCAAGGAGTGTCAAATCACCTGGGTGTCTCAGCAGGCGGTGTTGATCTTGTCAAAGCACACCTGACCCTGTCACTGAAACTGGACATTCCTTTGGCAGTCGTCGTTACCAAAATGGATATTGCTTCCAAGATGAGTGCGCATAAAATCACCAACAAGGTTTTATCAGCTGTCAAAGAAGCTGGGCGTGTACCAAAAATCCTTCGGCCTGATCAGAATATAGGGGGAGATCTCACTAGAGTGCCCGATGACGACTCTGCCAAAGTGAAGGACTTATTGAAGGGGATCACTGAGGGTGGAAATCTGACTGAGATTGTTCCAATAGCCTTCTCGAGTGCAGTCAAGGGGAGTGGAATTGGCCTTTTGCATGCACTTTTGGAAAACCTACCACTGCCACCTACACCAACAGCGCGCGATTATATCGGCATGGCGTTGAATCCGGAACAGCCCAAGTGCCTCTTTCATATCGATGATACATTTTCTTTATCGGCATCTTATGGTAATTTGTCCAATGGCTCTGGAGAAATGGCTGGCCTCGATATTGTTGTATCTGGTCACCTCAGGTTTGGGCAATTTTCTGTTGGGGACAAGATCGTTGTTGGGCCTTTCCCGCCAGAGGATGACGAACCTCGCGAGTTAACTCCAGAGGGTAGACAATCTCCAAGTAGTTATGGACTGTCGATCTCGCACCCATCATCAGCAGAGCTGGCCCGCATTGCCATGAAGAACGCTGTATCTGCGTCGGCAATTGCAGGGGAGTGGCATGATGCTCAGATTGTAAGCATACGTAATCTGAGGCTTCCAGTCTCAACTCTTGAAGCCGGGCAAGCTGGGTCAATTGGCCTCAATATCCGACCACTAGCAACTCGTTCCCAGAACGGCAATATAAACCACACCGCTGTTGCCGAGATTCCTCGTATTCGCCGGGGCATGATCTTAGCAATACCGTCGAAACATATGGCAGATACTGGATTAAAGTTGCAAGCTGCAAGCGGATTCACGGCGGTTTTTGAAGACCCAGACATTCATACGCTGGCCGCTGGCTCTTTCGTAAACATATACATTGCTAGCATTCGAACGGTAGCGCGCATCCGCCGAATATCTCACCGAGACAACGGATGGGACGCTGGGGCGGAGTACACGGGTGAGATGGAGGAGATTTTCAACCTCAACGATGAATCTGATCTGAACAATGTTAGAAATGAGAGCGATCAGCGCAAGGGCGGAGTCGAGATGGGCCTGGAGCTTCTACATCACCGAGAATGGATAGAGATGGGTTCACGAGTTATACTGTTGGAGGGTGGGAGTCAGGATAAATCAGGGCTGGAGGGTTTTGTTGGTAAGGTCGTTGAGATCGTCGACTAA
- a CDS encoding hypothetical protein (TransMembrane:3 (i27-44o50-70i91-116o)), whose amino-acid sequence MPSERELQINPIVPESMIHNTKALSNLHSLTASLFGVTAGVLGLESYYGFLVYIVFSFITTLLFYVLKVAPESLPKGHAPLDPSRFYRGLFDFWVGGIFNGISGFVLTWTLFYGLVRA is encoded by the exons ATGCCTTCCGAACGCGAACTCCAGATCAACCCAATCGTCCCTGAGTCCATGATCCACAACACCAAG GCTCTTTCCAATCTCCACAGTCTTACTGCTTCCCTCTTCGGAGTCACAGCTGGAGTTCTCGGTCTTGAGTCCTACTACGGCTTCCTCGTCTACATCGTCTTCTCTTTCATCACCACTCTCCTCTTTTACGTTCTCAAGGTTGCTCCTGAATCGCTCCCTAAAGGTCATGCTCCTCTCGATCCTTCGCGGTTCTACCGGGGACTCTTCGATTTCTGGGTCGGCGGCATCTTCAATGGCATCTCTGGTTTCGTCTTGACGTGGACATTATTTTATGGATTGGTTAGGGCATAG